A genome region from Salvia splendens isolate huo1 chromosome 19, SspV2, whole genome shotgun sequence includes the following:
- the LOC121778446 gene encoding pentatricopeptide repeat-containing protein At3g14730-like, with protein MNKNMFLAMHLNKTHFQFYRKFSSRRTPPPNLQACVASLQSCAQNRELLEGRKVHARMIVGGHLSSPVSATSLINMYSKCSSVADAVSVFNSSKDVHNVFVYNSIIAGLTANDFPFEAFEFYRQMRSCGVEPDKFTFPCAIKACLDVSDLRNIHGLLYKFKLNCDPYIGSALLHCYLKFEAMYDAEQLFERMPERDDTVLWNAMINGFVQIGEFGKALAIFRRLVEMGLVPNEFSVTGVLSALTLAADVYNGKAVHAFVIKMGHNVGIEVSNVLIDMYGKCKHLNAALLVFDNMIERDMYSWNTIVSLHVRWGDQNEALRLLKMMVSLGFQPDVVTVTAALPACSYLSALMRGKEIHGYMICKGMHKLGSVNIANAIMDMYAKCGSLRDARMVFDETEVKDVASWNIIVMCYGMHGFGEEALSMFSLMCEGGLKPDAVSFVGVLTACSHAGFLSRGQEILAEMQPIYGVTPDITHYACVIDMLGRGGKLEEAFELMSHMPIEPNHVVWRSFLAACQVHGNADMAKVASERVLELEPNHSGNYVLMSNVFGAAGRYAEVAELRHEMRQKDVKKSPGCSWIELTDGVRVFLNGDCEENFDDGLDTLTLCLREHGLTVDTVESCF; from the coding sequence atgaataaaaatatgttCTTGGCAATGCATCTCAACAAAACTCATTTCCAATTTTACCGCAAATTCTCTTCCAGACGAACTCCGCCTCCAAATCTCCAAGCGTGCGTCGCTTCGCTTCAATCATGCGCGCAGAATCGCGAGCTCTTGGAGGGTAGAAAGGTCCACGCGCGTATGATCGTCGGCGGCCATCTCTCTTCTCCGGTCTCCGCCACTAGCCTCATCAATATGTACTCCAAATGCAGCTCGGTCGCCGATGCTGTATCCGTTTTCAATTCGTCGAAAGACGTTCACAACGTGTTTGTTTATAATTCTATTATAGCTGGATTGACTGCTAACGATTTTCCATTTGAAGCTTTCGAATTTTATCGCCAAATGCGGTCTTGTGGTGTAGAGCCGGATAAATTCACGTTTCCTTGTGCGATTAAGGCGTGTTTGGATGTTTCGGATTTGAGGAATATTCATGGGCTGCTATACAAGTTTAAGTTGAATTGTGATCCGTATATAGGGAGCGCTTTGCTGCATTGTTACTTGAAATTTGAGGCGATGTATGATGCAGAGCAACTGTTTGAAAGAATGCCGGAAAGAGATGATACTGTGCTTTGGAATGCTATGATCAATGGGTTTGTGCAAATTGGGGAATTTGGTAAGGCCTTGGCCATTTTTAGGAGGTTGGTTGAGATGGGGCTTGTGCCAAATGAATTCTCAGTCACTGGAGTGTTATCAGCTTTGACCCTGGCTGCCGATGTCTACAATGGCAAGGCGGTTCACGCGTTTGTGATTAAGATGGGACACAACGTGGGAATAGAGGTTTCGAATGTACTCATTGATATGTATGGGAAATGCAAGCACCTTAATGCTGCATTACTGGTTTTTGATAATATGATTGAGAGGGATATGTATTCGTGGAACACGATTGTTAGTCTTCATGTGCGATGGGGAGATCAAAACGAAGCTTTGAGACTCTTGAAGATGATGGTGAGCTTGGGGTTTCAGCCTGATGTGGTGACTGTAACTGCTGCACTCCCTGCTTGCTCATATTTGTCAGCGTTGATGCGTGGTAAGGAGATACACGGCTATATGATTTGCAAAGGGATGCATAAGTTAGGTAGTGTAAATATTGCTAATGCTATCATGGATATGTACGCAAAATGTGGCAGTTTGAGGGATGCAAGAATGGTTTTTGACGAGACAGAAGTTAAGGATGTTGCTTCATGGAATATAATTGTGATGTGTTATGGTATGCACGGATTTGGAGAAGAGGCGCTGAGTATGTTTTCTCTCATGTGTGAGGGCGGATTGAAGCCCGATGCAGTCTCCTTCGTTGGGGTATTGACAGCCTGCAGCCATGCAGGCTTTTTAAGTCGGGGGCAAGAAATTCTTGCAGAAATGCAGCCGATATATGGTGTCACACCAGATATTACACACTATGCTTGCGTGATTGACATGCTTGGTCGAGGTGGGAAGCTGGAGGAAGCGTTTGAACTGATGTCTCACATGCCAATTGAGCCAAACCATGTTGTGTGGAGGTCATTCTTGGCTGCGTGTCAGGTCCATGGCAATGCTGACATGGCAAAGGTTGCGTCTGAGAGGGTTCTTGAACTCGAACCGAATCACAGTGGGAATTATGTATTGATGTCTAATGTTTTTGGAGCTGCCGGGAGATATGCAGAGGTGGCGGAGTTGAGGCATGAGATGAGGCAGAAAGATGTGAAGAAATCACCCGGTTGTAGCTGGATCGAACTGACTGATGGTGTGCGCGTGTTCCTCAATGGAGATTGCGAAGAAAACTTTGACGATGGTTTGGATACACTAACTTTGTGTTTGCGAGAGCACGGCCTTACAGTAGATACTGTAGAGAGCTGTTTTTAG
- the LOC121778535 gene encoding U-box domain-containing protein 35-like isoform X2, whose product MLRLDVDHHHHYGQHVVAEANSGLVEDIFTACRTVCARKGVRKEEVVLEGVDVHSALIDYINHNSVTNIVLGASTKNVITRYRFWIPDVATMINKSAPDFCSVYVISRGKAQSIRPAARHTDSSTRAPSPVSSTRGSSVRGGRRTSDEHPENGSRRFRNDGGESRRRPRNTGKFVNTHEDSVRDHGMDITRVQMSSTSSVGSDQFDHLSSNSSSPTAINRLKQQVNQTMSMYNEACKEAISAQKKVNELQQQKHGEIDRLDQARQAEEAHLALVEMEKAKCRAAIEAAEKAQKIAEKETQRRRYAEQRAKREAEEKKRALNALSNNDDRYRRYVIEEIKEATNNFTGSRKIGEGGYGPVYKGKLDHTPVAIKVLRPDATQGKKQFQQEVEVLTCMRHPNMVLLMGACPEYGCLVYEYMDNGSLEDRLLRKGNTPSIPWGVRFKIASEIATGLLFLHQAKPEPLVHRDLKPGNILLDHHYTCKISDVGLARLVPPTVADSVTQYHMTSAAGTFCYIDPEYQQTGKLGTKSDIYSLGVILLQIITAKPPMGLTHHVERAIEQGTFGSLLDPSVPDWPVEEAQCLAKLALRCTELRKKDRPDLGKEILPELNRLKQLGQQHD is encoded by the exons ATGTTAAGACTAGACGTAG ATCATCACCACCACTATGGCCAGCACGTTGTCGCGGAGGCAAATAGTGGGTTGGTGGAGGACATATTCACGGCTTGTCGTACCGTCTGTGCGCGTAAAGGG GTGAGAAAAGAGGAGGTGGTGCTAGAAGGTGTTGACGTGCATTCTGCACTAATAGACTACATCAATCATAATAGTGTGACCAACATTGTTCTTGGTGCATCAACAAAGAATGTCATAACAAGATATAG GTTCTGGATCCCGGATGTGGCCACCATGATAAACAAGTCCGCCCCGGATTTCTGCTCCGTGTACGTGATTTCAAGGGGCAAAGCACAATCAATCCGGCCAGCAGCACGACACACGGACAGCTCGACCAGGGCCCCATCTCCAGTGTCTTCTACTAG GGGATCCTCTGTGAGGGGGGGAAGGAGGACTAGCGACGAGCATCCCGAAAATGGTAGTAGGCGATTCAGGAACGATGGTGGTGAGTCGAGAAGGAGGCCGAGAAACACAGGCAAGTTTGTTAATACACATGAAGATTCGGTCAGAGATCATGGCATGGATATCACAAGAGTGCAAATGTCAAGCACAAGCAGTGTGGGATCAGATCAATTTGATCATCTTTCATCAAATTCTTCATCTCCA ACTGCAATTAATAGGCTCAAGCAACAGGTGAATCAAACAATGAGTATGTATAATGAAGCTTGCAAAGAAGCAATCTCAGCTCAAAAGAAG GTGAATGAGCTTCAGCAGCAGAAGCACGGGGAGATAGACCGATTAGACCAAGCCCGGCAAGCTGAAGAGGCGCACTTAGCGCTCGTGGAGATGGAAAAGGCGAAATGCAGAGCTGCGATTGAAGCCGCAGAGAAGGCACAAAAGATAGCCGAGAAGGAGACGCAGAGGAGAAGGTATGCGGAGCAGAGGGCAAAGAGGGAGGCGGAGGAAAAGAAACGTGCATTGAACGCGTTGTCAAACAATGACGACCGCTATAGAAGATACGTGATTGAAGAGATCAAAGAGGCCACTAACAACTTCACAGGATCTAGGAAGATCGGAGAAGGAGGGTACGGCCCCGTTTACAAAGGGAAGCTGGACCACACACCGGTTGCCATCAAAGTCCTACGGCCCGATGCTACTCAGGGCAAAAAACAGTTCCAACAAGAG GTCGAAGTACTGACCTGCATGAGGCATCCAAACATGGTCCTGCTCATGGGCGCCTGCCCTGAGTATGGATGCCTCGTGTATGAGTACATGGACAACGGAAGCCTTGAGGACCGTCTACTCAGAAAGGGCAacactccctctatcccatGGGGGGTAAGGTTCAAGATCGCCTCTGAGATAGCCACCGGTCTACTTTTCCTTCACCAGGCCAAGCCCGAGCCATTGGTCCACCGTGACCTAAAGCCAGGAAACATCTTGCTAGACCATCATTACACGTGCAAGATTAGCGACGTAGGGCTGGCCCGACTGGTCCCACCCACGGTCGCGGATAGCGTGACTCAGTATCACATGACATCTGCTGCGGGTACATTTTGCTACATCGACCCGGAATACCAGCAGACAGGCAAGCTAGGGACAAAATCGGATATTTACTCACTCGGGGTGATACTACTACAAATCATCACCGCCAAGCCACCTATGGGCCTCACTCACCACGTCGAGCGGGCCATTGAACAGGGCACGTTTGGCAGTCTGCTAGATCCAAGCGTGCCTGATTGGCCGGTCGAGGAGGCTCAGTGCCTTGCAAAGCTAGCCCTGAGATGCACTGAGCTGAGGAAAAAAGATAGACCTGATCTGGGGAAAGAGATATTGCCTGAGCTCAATAGGTTGAAACAACTTGGACAACAACATGACTAA
- the LOC121779962 gene encoding protein ALP1-like, which produces MIDNKLLHHRKRRKNPTTISAAADQMKTKGLSDIITSLILFDDQEKHELDELQEEKLQFEQNHTKKRRAMADYYSDLKSSHEDSSQIEAARHRKAKAATVSAAALACAAAEQQHDASTEKATAPGPQRRLWVKNRSKDWWDQCSSPDFPDSEFKKAFRMGKKTFDLICSELSSVVAKENTMLRDAVPVRQRVAVCIWRLATGEPLRLVSKKFGLGISTCHKLVLEVCAAIRNVLMPKYLRWPEEADLVKMKHEFESISAIPNVVGAMYTTHIPIIAPKISVAAYFNRRHTERNQKTSYSITVQGVVDHRGVFSDICIGYPGSMADDQVLEKSTLFQRANAGFYQGSWIVGGTGYPLTDWVLAPYTQQNLTWTQHAFNEKIGEVSGVARGAFARLKGRWGCLQKRTEVKLQDLPVVLGACCVLHNICEMRGESLDPELEFELVDDEMVPEIGIRSATAMKARDAIAHNLLHHNHAGTSFLS; this is translated from the coding sequence ATGATCGACAACAAGCTCCTCCACCACCGCAAGCGCCGCAAAAACCCCACCAccatctccgccgccgccgaccAAATGAAGACTAAAGGCCTCAGCGACATCATCACCTCCCTCATCCTATTTGACGATCAGGAAAAGCACGAATTAGACGAATTACAAGAAGAAAAGCTCCAATTCGAGCAGAATCACACCAAAAAGCGCCGCGCCATGGCCGATTACTACTCCGATCTGAAGTCCTCCCACGAGGACTCTAGCCAGATCGAAGCAGCTAGGCACAGGAAGGCTAAGGCGGCAACAGTATCCGCCGCCGCCTTAGCTTGTGCTGCTGCAGAGCAGCAGCACGATGCTTCAACAGAAAAAGCAACCGCGCCGGGCCCACAGCGAAGACTGTGGGTGAAAAACCGATCCAAGGATTGGTGGGATCAATGCAGCAGCCCCGATTTCCCCGATTCCGAATTCAAGAAGGCATTCCGGATGGGGAAGAAGACTTTCGATTTAATTTGCAGTGAGCTGAGCTCCGTCGTTGCTAAGGAGAACACTATGCTCCGCGACGCGGTGCCTGTGAGGCAGCGCGTCGCGGTCTGCATATGGAGGCTCGCCACAGGCGAGCCCCTCCGCCTAGTGTCGAAGAAATTCGGCCTAGGGATCTCCACCTGCCACAAGCTGGTGCTGGAGGTCTGCGCCGCGATTCGCAATGTCCTAATGCCGAAGTACCTCCGGTGGCCGGAGGAGGCGGATTTAGTGAAAATGAAACATGAATTCGAATCCATCTCCGCCATCCCCAACGTCGTGGGGGCGATGTACACGACGCACATCCCGATCATCGCCCCCAAAATCAGCGTGGCGGCCTATTTCAACAGGCGCCACACGGAGAGGAACCAGAAGACATCATATTCCATCACCGTTCAAGGAGTGGTGGATCACAGAGGCGTCTTCAGCGACATCTGCATCGGTTATCCCGGTTCAATGGCGGATGATCAAGTTTTAGAAAAATCGACTCTGTTTCAGCGAGCGAACGCGGGGTTTTATCAGGGGTCGTGGATCGTGGGAGGGACGGGGTACCCGCTGACAGACTGGGTGCTGGCGCCGTACACGCAGCAGAATCTGACGTGGACGCAGCACGCGTTCAACGAGAAGATAGGTGAGGTGAGTGGGGTGGCGAGGGGGGCGTTCGCGCGGCTGAAGGGGCGGTGGGGGTGCCTGCAGAAGAGGACGGAGGTGAAGCTGCAGGATCTGCCGGTTGTGCTGGGGGCGTGCTGCGTGCTGCATAATATATGCGAGATGAGGGGCGAGAGTTTGGATCCCGAGCTTGAGTTCGAGCTCGTGGATGATGAGATGGTGCCGGAGATTGGAATTAGGTCGGCCACGGCGATGAAGGCAAGGGACGCTATCGCGCATAATTTATTGCATCATAACCACGCCGGCACGTCTTTTCTATCCTAG
- the LOC121778535 gene encoding U-box domain-containing protein 35-like isoform X1 translates to MMSDASMQDLQENNVVTVVAVNKGKNSPLAVRWAIDNLITNSKHTFILAHVKTRHHHHHYGQHVVAEANSGLVEDIFTACRTVCARKGVRKEEVVLEGVDVHSALIDYINHNSVTNIVLGASTKNVITRYRFWIPDVATMINKSAPDFCSVYVISRGKAQSIRPAARHTDSSTRAPSPVSSTRGSSVRGGRRTSDEHPENGSRRFRNDGGESRRRPRNTGKFVNTHEDSVRDHGMDITRVQMSSTSSVGSDQFDHLSSNSSSPTAINRLKQQVNQTMSMYNEACKEAISAQKKVNELQQQKHGEIDRLDQARQAEEAHLALVEMEKAKCRAAIEAAEKAQKIAEKETQRRRYAEQRAKREAEEKKRALNALSNNDDRYRRYVIEEIKEATNNFTGSRKIGEGGYGPVYKGKLDHTPVAIKVLRPDATQGKKQFQQEVEVLTCMRHPNMVLLMGACPEYGCLVYEYMDNGSLEDRLLRKGNTPSIPWGVRFKIASEIATGLLFLHQAKPEPLVHRDLKPGNILLDHHYTCKISDVGLARLVPPTVADSVTQYHMTSAAGTFCYIDPEYQQTGKLGTKSDIYSLGVILLQIITAKPPMGLTHHVERAIEQGTFGSLLDPSVPDWPVEEAQCLAKLALRCTELRKKDRPDLGKEILPELNRLKQLGQQHD, encoded by the exons ATGATGTCGGACGCTTCGATGCAAGATCTACAAGAGAACAACGTCGTCACAGTCGTCGCCGTCAACAAGGGGAAAAACAGTCCGTTAGCTGTGAGATGGGCGATCGATAACCTTATCACCAATTCCAAACATACTTTCATTCTGGCTCATGTTAAGACTAGAC ATCATCACCACCACTATGGCCAGCACGTTGTCGCGGAGGCAAATAGTGGGTTGGTGGAGGACATATTCACGGCTTGTCGTACCGTCTGTGCGCGTAAAGGG GTGAGAAAAGAGGAGGTGGTGCTAGAAGGTGTTGACGTGCATTCTGCACTAATAGACTACATCAATCATAATAGTGTGACCAACATTGTTCTTGGTGCATCAACAAAGAATGTCATAACAAGATATAG GTTCTGGATCCCGGATGTGGCCACCATGATAAACAAGTCCGCCCCGGATTTCTGCTCCGTGTACGTGATTTCAAGGGGCAAAGCACAATCAATCCGGCCAGCAGCACGACACACGGACAGCTCGACCAGGGCCCCATCTCCAGTGTCTTCTACTAG GGGATCCTCTGTGAGGGGGGGAAGGAGGACTAGCGACGAGCATCCCGAAAATGGTAGTAGGCGATTCAGGAACGATGGTGGTGAGTCGAGAAGGAGGCCGAGAAACACAGGCAAGTTTGTTAATACACATGAAGATTCGGTCAGAGATCATGGCATGGATATCACAAGAGTGCAAATGTCAAGCACAAGCAGTGTGGGATCAGATCAATTTGATCATCTTTCATCAAATTCTTCATCTCCA ACTGCAATTAATAGGCTCAAGCAACAGGTGAATCAAACAATGAGTATGTATAATGAAGCTTGCAAAGAAGCAATCTCAGCTCAAAAGAAG GTGAATGAGCTTCAGCAGCAGAAGCACGGGGAGATAGACCGATTAGACCAAGCCCGGCAAGCTGAAGAGGCGCACTTAGCGCTCGTGGAGATGGAAAAGGCGAAATGCAGAGCTGCGATTGAAGCCGCAGAGAAGGCACAAAAGATAGCCGAGAAGGAGACGCAGAGGAGAAGGTATGCGGAGCAGAGGGCAAAGAGGGAGGCGGAGGAAAAGAAACGTGCATTGAACGCGTTGTCAAACAATGACGACCGCTATAGAAGATACGTGATTGAAGAGATCAAAGAGGCCACTAACAACTTCACAGGATCTAGGAAGATCGGAGAAGGAGGGTACGGCCCCGTTTACAAAGGGAAGCTGGACCACACACCGGTTGCCATCAAAGTCCTACGGCCCGATGCTACTCAGGGCAAAAAACAGTTCCAACAAGAG GTCGAAGTACTGACCTGCATGAGGCATCCAAACATGGTCCTGCTCATGGGCGCCTGCCCTGAGTATGGATGCCTCGTGTATGAGTACATGGACAACGGAAGCCTTGAGGACCGTCTACTCAGAAAGGGCAacactccctctatcccatGGGGGGTAAGGTTCAAGATCGCCTCTGAGATAGCCACCGGTCTACTTTTCCTTCACCAGGCCAAGCCCGAGCCATTGGTCCACCGTGACCTAAAGCCAGGAAACATCTTGCTAGACCATCATTACACGTGCAAGATTAGCGACGTAGGGCTGGCCCGACTGGTCCCACCCACGGTCGCGGATAGCGTGACTCAGTATCACATGACATCTGCTGCGGGTACATTTTGCTACATCGACCCGGAATACCAGCAGACAGGCAAGCTAGGGACAAAATCGGATATTTACTCACTCGGGGTGATACTACTACAAATCATCACCGCCAAGCCACCTATGGGCCTCACTCACCACGTCGAGCGGGCCATTGAACAGGGCACGTTTGGCAGTCTGCTAGATCCAAGCGTGCCTGATTGGCCGGTCGAGGAGGCTCAGTGCCTTGCAAAGCTAGCCCTGAGATGCACTGAGCTGAGGAAAAAAGATAGACCTGATCTGGGGAAAGAGATATTGCCTGAGCTCAATAGGTTGAAACAACTTGGACAACAACATGACTAA